AGGAGGAGCGAGGCGTGCCGCAGGAGCAGGGCGCCCGCCAGGGCCCCCAGGAACATGGCCAGGACGGAGAGGATCCGCCGGCCGGGCCGGGGGGCCGCCCCGCCGGCCGGGGCGGAGTCGGCGGCCAGCCCGGTCAGGGTCAGCGTCAGCACGGTCGTGGTCAGGTCCGGGACGCCCAGGCGCCGGGCGACGGCGTTCTGGAGCCCCATCGCGAGGCCCAGCAGCACGACCAGGGCGTACTTCACCGGGTCGGTGACCTCGTCGTGCCCGAGCGCGACGGTGAGCACCGCGCCGGCGACCAGGACCGTCTGGACCGCGGTGGCCGCGGTCAGCATCCGGCCGCGGTGTGCGGCGTAGCGGGTGGCGAAGCGCCCTCCGGTCAGCGCTCCGGCGAGGAACGACGCCATCGACACCAGGGACGCGGGCGCGGACAGGCCCGGCGCGCCCGCCAGGGCGAAGCCCAGGAAGACGACGTTGCCGGTCATGTTGGCGACGAAGACGTGCCCGAGCGCCAGGTAGGTGACGGCGTCGATCAGACCGGTCACCACGGTCAGTCCCA
This Streptomyces misionensis DNA region includes the following protein-coding sequences:
- a CDS encoding YoaK family protein, with protein sequence MRRLLTDAARTLVPPKGDRHGPLPPLMLGLTVVTGLIDAVTYLALGHVFVANMTGNVVFLGFALAGAPGLSAPASLVSMASFLAGALTGGRFATRYAAHRGRMLTAATAVQTVLVAGAVLTVALGHDEVTDPVKYALVVLLGLAMGLQNAVARRLGVPDLTTTVLTLTLTGLAADSAPAGGAAPRPGRRILSVLAMFLGALAGALLLRHASLLLVVALALVLLAAALVAVRRHWSSDADWTRPQS